In Centropristis striata isolate RG_2023a ecotype Rhode Island chromosome 1, C.striata_1.0, whole genome shotgun sequence, one DNA window encodes the following:
- the lsm6 gene encoding U6 snRNA-associated Sm-like protein LSm6, whose translation MSLRKQTPSDFLKQIIGRPVVVKLNSGVDYRGVLACLDGYMNIAIEQTEEYVNGQLKNKYGDAFLRGNNVLYISTQKRKV comes from the exons atgagtCTGAGAAAACAAACCCCGAGTGACTTTCTGAAGCAGATCATCGGGAGACCTGTGGTGGTCAAACTGAACTCTGGCGTCGATTACAGAG GTGTCCTGGCCTGCCTGGATGGTTACATGAACATCGCCATAGAGCAGACTGAGGAGTATGTCAACGGGCAGCTCAAGAACAAGTACGGAGATGCTTTTCTAAGAGGAAACAATG TCCTGTACATCAGCACCCAGAAGAGGAAAGTGTAG